One window from the genome of Fusobacteriaceae bacterium encodes:
- a CDS encoding TRAP transporter large permease — translation MISYIPVFLVFFLYFSGIPIAFGLFAASMLYFGAINTSSPVDLIFQKFVTSAQSFPLLAIPFFVMAGSIMNYAGISEKLMSFADVLTGHLPGGLAQCNVLLSMLMGGVSGSANADAAMECKMLVPEMEKRGFSKGFSAAITAASSAVTPVIPPGINLIVYGLIAQVSVGKMFAAGYAPGILMSLCLMVTVHIISKKRKYAPTRARKATLKEFLAQSKESVWALLFPLGIVLGLRIGMFTPSEAGAVAVLYCTLVGIFIYRTLKWEHIPKILYETIQGTSTVVFIIVAAGVFGYYLNWERIPQSIAGFLLNITHNKWIMLVIIDVLLLIIGMFLEGGAALIILAPLLVPVIKSLGVDPIHFGLVCIVNIMIGGLTPPFGSMMFTCIAITRCELGEFVRECMPFIFALLIALVLVTFIPAVSLFIPNLIF, via the coding sequence GTGATTTCATATATACCGGTATTTCTGGTTTTCTTTCTGTATTTTTCGGGGATCCCGATCGCCTTCGGGCTCTTTGCGGCGTCCATGTTGTATTTCGGGGCCATCAACACCTCTTCGCCTGTGGATCTGATTTTCCAGAAATTCGTGACCAGCGCGCAGTCTTTCCCGCTTCTGGCGATCCCCTTTTTCGTCATGGCGGGCTCCATCATGAACTACGCGGGGATCAGCGAAAAATTGATGAGCTTCGCCGACGTGCTGACGGGGCACCTGCCCGGAGGTCTCGCCCAGTGCAACGTGCTCCTGAGTATGCTCATGGGCGGCGTTTCGGGCTCGGCCAACGCCGACGCCGCCATGGAATGCAAGATGCTCGTGCCGGAAATGGAAAAGCGGGGCTTTTCCAAGGGCTTTTCGGCCGCGATTACGGCGGCGTCTTCGGCGGTGACCCCGGTGATCCCGCCGGGCATCAACCTCATCGTCTACGGGCTCATTGCCCAAGTGTCCGTGGGGAAGATGTTCGCGGCCGGCTACGCGCCGGGGATTCTCATGTCCCTCTGTCTGATGGTGACGGTGCACATTATCTCAAAAAAGCGCAAATACGCGCCCACCAGGGCGCGGAAGGCCACGCTGAAGGAATTCCTCGCGCAATCCAAGGAATCCGTCTGGGCGTTGCTCTTTCCGCTGGGAATCGTCCTGGGTCTCAGAATAGGCATGTTCACCCCTTCGGAAGCGGGGGCCGTGGCCGTCCTTTATTGCACCCTTGTGGGCATATTCATTTACCGCACGCTCAAATGGGAGCACATCCCGAAGATCCTCTACGAGACCATACAGGGGACGAGTACCGTGGTCTTCATCATTGTGGCGGCGGGCGTTTTCGGATACTACCTGAACTGGGAGCGGATTCCCCAGTCCATCGCGGGATTTTTATTGAACATCACCCATAATAAGTGGATCATGCTCGTGATCATCGACGTGTTGCTCCTGATCATCGGGATGTTCCTCGAAGGCGGCGCGGCGCTCATTATCCTCGCGCCCCTGCTTGTCCCCGTCATCAAGAGCCTTGGCGTCGATCCGATCCATTTCGGTCTCGTTTGTATCGTCAATATCATGATCGGAGGCCTGACACCGCCCTTCGGCTCCATGATGTTCACCTGCATCGCCATCACGCGCTGCGAGCTGGGAGAATTTGTCCGGGAATGCATGCCTTTCATCTTCGCGCTCCTCATC
- a CDS encoding TRAP transporter small permease, translating to MKITKELILRNLEEILASFAIIVTTILVIVNVFLRYFVKTGLYWSEEVATGCFVWSVFLGAAAFYKRRGHVGVDIIVNKLGRYGRNFMKLLVDVMLTCITGYMGYVSIVYVSMSYQKPTPVLGISTVWISSSLMVSFVLMFIYSVKFLYEDGLRIKKTGKLEDKEGTP from the coding sequence ATGAAAATCACCAAGGAATTGATTTTGCGAAACCTTGAGGAGATCCTGGCGTCTTTCGCCATCATCGTGACCACGATCCTCGTCATCGTCAACGTCTTCCTCAGATATTTTGTGAAAACCGGGCTGTACTGGTCGGAGGAAGTGGCCACGGGCTGCTTCGTCTGGAGCGTCTTTTTGGGCGCCGCCGCCTTTTACAAACGCCGGGGCCATGTAGGCGTGGACATCATCGTGAATAAACTCGGCAGGTACGGGAGAAATTTCATGAAGCTGCTCGTCGACGTGATGCTGACTTGTATCACCGGCTACATGGGCTATGTGAGCATTGTCTATGTGAGCATGTCTTATCAAAAACCCACGCCGGTCCTGGGCATTTCCACAGTCTGGATCAGCTCGTCCCTCATGGTGAGTTTCGTCTTGATGTTCATTTACTCCGTAAAATTTTTGTATGAAGACGGGCTTCGGATCAAAAAAACCGGCAAGCTGGAAGACAAGGAGGGGACGCCGTGA